One region of Pseudomonas alvandae genomic DNA includes:
- the yidD gene encoding membrane protein insertion efficiency factor YidD — MRKLALVPIQFYRYAISPLMASHCRFYPSCSCYAYEAIENHGLLRGGWLTFRRLGRCHPWNPGGYDPVPPIPTSRSSSMAE; from the coding sequence ATGCGTAAACTGGCGCTCGTTCCGATCCAGTTTTATCGCTACGCCATTAGTCCTTTGATGGCCAGTCACTGTCGTTTCTACCCCAGTTGTTCCTGCTACGCGTACGAAGCCATAGAAAATCATGGCCTCCTGCGCGGTGGCTGGCTGACCTTTCGTCGTTTAGGTCGCTGTCATCCGTGGAATCCCGGCGGTTATGACCCGGTTCCGCCTATCCCTACCTCCCGTTCTTCTTCGATGGCCGAGTAA
- the mnmE gene encoding tRNA uridine-5-carboxymethylaminomethyl(34) synthesis GTPase MnmE: protein MSTPRETIAAVATAQGRGGVGIVRISGPLASVAAQAISGRVLKPRFAHYGPFFDAQQQVLDEGLALYFPGPNSFTGEDVLELQGHGGPVVLDMLLKRCLELGCRLARPGEFSERAFLNDKLDLAQAEAIADLIEASSAQAARNALRSLQGAFSQRVHNLTEQLIGLRIYVEAAIDFPEEEIDFLADGHVLSMLDKVREELSTVLREAGQGALLRDGMTVVIAGRPNAGKSSLLNALAGREAAIVTEIAGTTRDILREHIHIDGMPLHVVDTAGLRDTEDQVEKIGVERALKAISEADRVLLVVDATAPEADDPFALWPEFLEVRPDPAKVTLIRNKADLTGEAIALDVSDDGHVTISLSARSAGEGLELLREHLKACMGYEQTSESSFSARRRHLEALRHASAALEHGRAQLTLAGAGELLAEDLRQAQHFLGEITGAFSSDDLLGRIFSSFCIGK, encoded by the coding sequence ATGAGCACTCCGCGTGAAACCATCGCCGCTGTTGCCACCGCCCAAGGTCGCGGGGGGGTCGGCATCGTCCGTATTTCCGGGCCGTTGGCCAGTGTCGCGGCCCAGGCTATCAGCGGCCGCGTACTCAAACCGCGGTTCGCTCACTACGGGCCGTTCTTCGATGCGCAGCAGCAGGTGCTTGATGAAGGGCTCGCCTTGTATTTTCCAGGGCCCAACTCATTTACCGGTGAGGATGTGTTGGAGTTGCAGGGGCACGGCGGCCCAGTCGTCCTGGACATGCTGCTCAAGCGTTGCCTTGAACTGGGTTGCCGCCTGGCGCGACCGGGGGAGTTCAGCGAACGGGCGTTTCTGAATGACAAACTCGATTTGGCCCAAGCTGAGGCGATTGCCGATTTGATTGAAGCGAGCTCTGCGCAAGCGGCACGTAATGCGTTGCGCTCGTTGCAAGGGGCGTTTTCACAGCGTGTGCATAACCTCACGGAGCAACTGATCGGCCTGCGCATCTACGTCGAGGCAGCAATCGATTTCCCGGAAGAGGAAATCGACTTCCTCGCCGATGGCCACGTATTGAGCATGCTCGATAAGGTGCGCGAGGAGTTATCCACAGTATTGCGCGAAGCAGGGCAGGGCGCATTGTTGCGCGATGGGATGACCGTGGTGATTGCCGGCAGGCCGAATGCCGGCAAATCCAGCCTGCTTAACGCGCTGGCCGGGCGCGAGGCAGCGATCGTCACGGAAATCGCCGGCACTACTCGCGACATCCTGCGTGAACATATCCACATCGACGGCATGCCGCTGCACGTTGTGGACACCGCCGGTTTGCGCGACACCGAGGACCAGGTGGAAAAAATCGGCGTCGAGCGCGCTCTCAAGGCCATCAGCGAAGCCGACCGAGTGTTGCTGGTGGTGGATGCCACCGCGCCGGAAGCGGACGATCCCTTTGCCTTGTGGCCGGAATTCCTCGAGGTCCGCCCGGATCCGGCGAAAGTCACTCTGATTCGCAACAAGGCCGACCTGACCGGGGAAGCGATTGCCCTGGATGTCAGCGACGACGGCCACGTGACCATCAGCCTGAGCGCAAGGTCGGCGGGCGAGGGGCTGGAATTGCTGCGTGAGCATCTCAAGGCCTGCATGGGTTATGAACAGACTTCGGAGAGCAGCTTCAGCGCCCGCCGCAGGCACCTTGAGGCATTACGCCACGCCAGCGCGGCCCTGGAACACGGTCGTGCACAGTTGACCTTGGCGGGGGCCGGAGAACTGCTGGCCGAAGATCTTCGCCAAGCTCAGCATTTCCTCGGCGAAATTACCGGCGCCTTCAGCTCTGATGATTTGCTGGGACGGATCTTCTCCAGCTTCTGCATCGGTAAATAA
- the yidC gene encoding membrane protein insertase YidC, whose translation MDIKRTILIVALAIVSYVMVLKWNQDYGQAALPTQNVAASNTAPSLPDAPVGNNAASNDDIPRAASDTSAPAEAPVAVSKDLIQIKTDVLELAIDPQGGDVAQLKLPLYPRRQDHPEIPFQLFDNGNERTYLAQSGLIGTNGPDSNPAGRPIYSAEKKTYQLADGQDQLVVDLKFSKDGVNYIKRFTVKRGMYDVTVSYLIDNQSAQPWSGAMFAQLKRDASDDPSSSTATGTATYLGAALWTSSEPYKKVSMKDMDKAQLKETVQGGWVAWLQHYFVTAWIPQKGDSNVVQTRKDSKGNFIIGYTGPTLTAAPGAKAETSAVLYAGPKSQAVLKELSPGLELTVDYGFLWFIAQPIFWLLQHIHSIVGNWGWSIIFLTMLIKGIFFPLSAASYKSMARMRAVAPKLAALKEQHGDDRQKMSQAMMELYKKEKINPLGGCLPILVQMPVFLALYWVLLESVEMRQAPFMLWITDLSIKDPFFILPIIMGATMFIQQQLNPTPPDPMQAKVMKMMPIIFTFFFLWFPAGLVLYWVVNNVLSITQQWYITRKIEAATKKAEA comes from the coding sequence ATGGATATCAAACGCACGATCCTGATCGTCGCCCTGGCAATCGTGTCCTACGTCATGGTCCTTAAATGGAACCAGGACTATGGCCAGGCTGCCCTGCCGACTCAGAATGTTGCAGCCAGCAATACCGCACCGAGCCTGCCGGATGCTCCAGTTGGCAACAACGCTGCCAGCAATGACGACATCCCACGTGCGGCAAGCGATACCAGCGCTCCTGCCGAAGCCCCAGTGGCCGTAAGCAAAGATCTCATCCAGATCAAGACGGACGTGCTCGAGCTGGCAATCGATCCACAAGGTGGTGACGTCGCCCAGCTGAAGCTGCCGCTGTACCCACGTCGCCAGGATCATCCGGAAATCCCGTTCCAGTTGTTCGACAACGGTAACGAGCGCACCTATCTTGCCCAAAGTGGCCTGATCGGTACCAACGGTCCGGATTCGAACCCGGCCGGTCGCCCGATCTACTCTGCCGAGAAGAAGACTTATCAACTGGCTGATGGTCAGGACCAACTGGTCGTGGACCTGAAGTTCAGCAAGGATGGCGTCAACTACATCAAGCGTTTCACAGTGAAACGTGGCATGTACGACGTAACCGTCTCTTATCTGATCGACAACCAGAGCGCCCAGCCTTGGTCCGGTGCGATGTTCGCGCAACTCAAGCGTGACGCCAGCGACGATCCTTCTTCCAGCACCGCCACCGGCACCGCGACTTACCTGGGCGCTGCCCTGTGGACAAGTTCGGAACCGTACAAAAAAGTGTCCATGAAGGACATGGACAAGGCTCAGCTGAAGGAAACCGTCCAAGGTGGCTGGGTTGCCTGGCTGCAGCACTATTTTGTAACAGCCTGGATCCCGCAGAAAGGCGACAGCAACGTCGTCCAGACACGTAAAGACAGCAAAGGCAACTTCATCATCGGTTACACCGGTCCGACATTGACTGCCGCCCCCGGTGCAAAAGCCGAAACGAGCGCCGTTCTGTATGCCGGTCCAAAAAGCCAAGCCGTGCTGAAAGAGCTGTCCCCAGGCCTGGAACTGACCGTTGACTATGGCTTCCTGTGGTTCATTGCACAGCCGATTTTCTGGCTGCTGCAACATATCCACAGCATCGTGGGTAACTGGGGTTGGTCGATCATTTTCCTGACCATGCTGATCAAGGGGATCTTCTTCCCGTTGTCGGCCGCCAGCTACAAGTCGATGGCGCGCATGCGTGCAGTGGCACCGAAACTGGCCGCTCTGAAAGAACAACATGGCGATGACCGGCAGAAAATGTCCCAGGCCATGATGGAGCTGTACAAGAAAGAGAAGATCAACCCGCTGGGTGGTTGCTTGCCGATTCTTGTACAGATGCCGGTTTTCCTCGCGCTTTACTGGGTTCTGCTGGAAAGTGTGGAGATGCGCCAGGCGCCGTTCATGCTGTGGATTACCGACCTGTCGATCAAGGATCCGTTCTTCATCCTGCCGATCATCATGGGCGCGACCATGTTCATCCAGCAGCAGCTGAACCCAACGCCTCCGGATCCGATGCAGGCGAAGGTCATGAAAATGATGCCAATCATCTTCACCTTCTTCTTCCTGTGGTTCCCGGCAGGTCTTGTGCTGTACTGGGTTGTGAACAACGTGTTGTCCATCACTCAGCAGTGGTACATCACGCGTAAGATCGAAGCGGCGACGAAAAAAGCCGAGGCGTAA
- the rnpA gene encoding ribonuclease P protein component has product MSQDFSREKRLLTPRHFKAVFDSPTGKVPGKNLLLLARSNDLDHPRLGLVIGKKSVKLSVQRNRLKRLMRESFRLNQDSLVGWDIVIVARKGLGDVENPELIQHFGKLWKRLARNKPVPAVNTETVGVDSHDA; this is encoded by the coding sequence GTGAGTCAGGACTTCAGTCGGGAAAAGCGTCTGCTTACACCCCGGCATTTCAAGGCAGTCTTTGACTCCCCTACCGGCAAGGTTCCGGGGAAAAATCTCCTGCTCCTTGCGCGCAGCAACGATCTCGATCACCCCCGACTCGGGCTGGTTATCGGGAAAAAGAGCGTAAAGCTCTCCGTTCAGCGCAATCGCCTCAAACGTCTGATGCGCGAATCGTTTCGCCTGAACCAGGATTCACTGGTCGGTTGGGACATCGTTATCGTCGCGCGCAAAGGTTTGGGTGACGTAGAAAACCCCGAATTGATTCAGCATTTCGGCAAGCTCTGGAAGCGACTGGCCCGTAACAAGCCGGTACCAGCAGTCAACACCGAAACTGTAGGGGTAGACAGTCACGATGCGTAA
- the rpmH gene encoding 50S ribosomal protein L34: MKRTFQPSTIKRARTHGFRARMATKNGRAVLSRRRAKGRARLAV; this comes from the coding sequence ATGAAACGTACTTTCCAACCAAGCACTATCAAACGCGCTCGTACCCACGGTTTCCGTGCTCGCATGGCTACCAAGAACGGTCGTGCCGTCCTGTCGCGTCGTCGCGCCAAAGGTCGTGCGCGTCTGGCAGTTTGA